The genome window CGCGCCATCGGGTGGAAGCGCACGAGCACGTGCACGTGATCGTCCATCCCGCCGATGGCGAGCGGCTGGCACCGGTGCTTCGTCACCTGCTTGTGGATGCATCCGTAGATCGCCTGCCGCAGGTCGGGGCGGATGAGCGGCATCCGGTCCCAGGTGGCCCAGACGAGATGCAGGTACAACTGCGTGAACGGCTCGCGCATCGGACCTCCGGAATGTGATGGGGACGATATTGATCGCCCAAATATCACACTCCCGCCGCCGCTCCGCGCCCGGCCCAGATGACCGCCCCCGCCGCGCCACCGCTGGCACAAAAGACGACCCGCAGTTGAAGTCCGCGAAGGCGGCGCGAAGGCGGACTGCGTGCCGTTGTAGCCGCCACTTCAGTGGCATTTTCCCCATCTGGATACACATCCGTCACGCTCGTCCACCGCACCCATTCAGCCGCCGCTCGTCATTCCTCCACCCGCGCCACCGTCCCCTGCGCGCCGTTCACGCGGACGCGCTCGCCGTCCTTCAGCGCGGTGAGGGCGCCGTGAACGGCCATCACCGCGGGGACGCCGACCTCGCGGGCGGTGACGGCGCCGTGCGAGAGCGGGCCGCCGCTCTCCGTGACCACCGCGACGGCGGAGTAGAAGAGCGGCGTCCACGCGGGGTTGGTCGTGCGCGCGACCAGCACCGAGCCGGGGGTGAAGCGCGCGAAGTCCTCCACGCCGTGCACGCGGCAGACGGGCCCCTCCGCCACCCCCGGCGAGCCCGGCAGCCCGCGCAGCGCGCCCTCCGGCGGGGCGGCGGGCTCCTCGCCGTACACGCGCGGCGGGGTGCGATTCTTCGCCGCATCGTACTCCGCGCGGTTACGGCGCGCCTCGTCCGCGGCGGCGGCCCGGGCATCCTCATCTCCCTCCATCAGCGCGGTCAGCGTGCGCTTGTGGAGGAAGAAGACGTCGTCGCCATCCTCCAGAATCCCCCGCCCGGCAAGGCGGCGGCCGGCCTCGGCAATGGCGGCGCGGAAGGGGATGGTGAGGCGCGTGGTCTGGTAGTGCTCCAGGTCGTCCAGCCCGGTGTAGGCGCGCGTCAGGCGCAGCATCTCCGCGGCGAAGTTGCGCAGCCCCTCCGGCATCGCCGCGAGAAAATCGCGCTCGGCGGCGGACTGGCGCGCGCGCAGCTCCACCTCGCGCTCGGCGGGGTCGGCCACGTCGCCCTGCATCAGCATCAGCCGCAGATTTTCGAGGACGACCCACGGCTGGCCGATCCACGTCGGCACGTACGCATCGAAATCCACCTCCCGATGGCCGTGGTTCTCCAGGAAGCGTCCGAACGCCGCCGCGAAGCCGGGGAAGCGCTCCAGCATCCCCATCTCCCACACCTGTCTGCGGTCGGTGGAGACGAGCAGCCGCTCCAGCTCCGGCTCGTCGCGGACCGTGCGGTAGAGGCGATATAGATCCCCGTTGACCAGGTTCGTCTTGGTCTCGCAGAAGCAGGTGAGCGCGTCGTACAGCGCGGGCGCGCGCTCGCGGCCGACGAGCATCGCCACGACCGTGAAGAGCGTGCGGTGCAGCACGCCCTGGGTGATGGAGATGGCGATGTTCGGGCGGAAGTAGCCGCGCCCCAGCGCGTCGACGGCCTGGAGATGGCGCCAGAGCGCGGCGTCGTCCAGCGAGCCGAGATCGACGGCGGAGAGGCGGCCGAGGGTGAGGAGGTAGCGGTCCAGATCGCGCGCCCAGGTGACCGGGAGCTCCTGCA of Longimicrobium sp. contains these proteins:
- a CDS encoding PEP/pyruvate-binding domain-containing protein; the protein is MILEFTDIAAADAGVSGGKGASLARLTQGGFPVPPGIIVPAAAYRAFVGAVPGLDALVAALKPEDAADLHARCGQIRALLVAAPLPGDLDAALRARLPDLLTRDRVSVRSSATLEDLAGAAFAGQHDTYLDVAGVDGVLDAVRRCWASLWEDRAVRYRHERGFGAAEVAMAVVVQRMVRSEVAGVAFSVDPVSGDLDRIVVNAAYGLGETVVSGEGGIDQYVVSKRTGEVLERSIGEKTHAIVSTENGSEHVEVAPERRSAPALADGELARLRELVIRVERFYAFPQDTEWAVARGELYLLQSRPVTEFPPRWTRDESAERFPNPITPLTWDFTTEGFHESLAFSLGLLGYPPFAGTWFERFEGYIYGNQTAVQLFTQGLQVRVDTLDELQARKDDWIERYRWVQELPVTWARDLDRYLLTLGRLSAVDLGSLDDAALWRHLQAVDALGRGYFRPNIAISITQGVLHRTLFTVVAMLVGRERAPALYDALTCFCETKTNLVNGDLYRLYRTVRDEPELERLLVSTDRRQVWEMGMLERFPGFAAAFGRFLENHGHREVDFDAYVPTWIGQPWVVLENLRLMLMQGDVADPAEREVELRARQSAAERDFLAAMPEGLRNFAAEMLRLTRAYTGLDDLEHYQTTRLTIPFRAAIAEAGRRLAGRGILEDGDDVFFLHKRTLTALMEGDEDARAAAADEARRNRAEYDAAKNRTPPRVYGEEPAAPPEGALRGLPGSPGVAEGPVCRVHGVEDFARFTPGSVLVARTTNPAWTPLFYSAVAVVTESGGPLSHGAVTAREVGVPAVMAVHGALTALKDGERVRVNGAQGTVARVEE